One segment of Terriglobales bacterium DNA contains the following:
- a CDS encoding glycosyltransferase family 2 protein codes for MPAYNAAKTLERTYREVPLEVVDEVILVDDGSSDETVAKARELGLTTFVHKVNLGYGRNQKTCYREALRRNADIVVMVHPDYQYSPKLVVSLAGMIAYGEYDVVLASRILGKGTLKGGMPLYKYVANRFLTAFQNILMRQKLSEYHTGYRAFSREVLSTLPLEENTDDFIFDNEMLAQVSYFDYRIGEISCPTKYFAEASSINFRRSVKYGFGVLATSMQYRLQKMHLGNFRIFSTVGRKLFLDYYEEVAR; via the coding sequence ATGCCGGCGTATAACGCCGCAAAAACCCTGGAACGGACCTATCGCGAGGTGCCGTTGGAGGTCGTGGATGAAGTCATTCTCGTGGATGACGGCAGCTCCGACGAAACCGTAGCCAAAGCCCGCGAACTTGGCCTCACTACATTTGTTCATAAAGTGAATCTGGGGTATGGACGGAACCAGAAAACCTGCTATCGTGAGGCGCTGCGCCGCAATGCCGACATCGTCGTCATGGTGCATCCCGATTATCAATACTCTCCCAAGCTCGTCGTCTCTTTGGCAGGGATGATTGCCTACGGAGAGTACGATGTCGTTCTGGCATCACGCATCCTGGGCAAGGGGACGTTAAAAGGTGGAATGCCGCTTTATAAATATGTAGCCAACCGTTTTTTGACCGCATTTCAGAACATTCTCATGCGGCAGAAGCTCTCGGAGTATCACACGGGCTACAGGGCATTTTCCCGTGAAGTATTGTCCACACTCCCACTGGAGGAAAATACCGACGACTTTATCTTTGATAATGAAATGCTGGCCCAAGTGTCTTATTTCGACTACCGGATTGGAGAAATATCCTGCCCGACAAAGTATTTTGCCGAGGCCTCTTCCATTAACTTTCGTCGCAGCGTAAAGTACGGCTTCGGAGTGCTGGCCACCTCCATGCAGTACCGCTTGCAGAAGATGCACCTTGGGAACTTCAGAATCTTCAGTACGGTCGGCCGTAAACTGTTTTTGGATTATTACGAGGAAGTTGCCCGATAA
- a CDS encoding prepilin-type N-terminal cleavage/methylation domain-containing protein, with amino-acid sequence MKKQKGFSLIELLIVVAIILIIAAIAIPNLIRARISANESAAAAATRTIATADIQYQTSFGSYAPNLSSLASPAAGCPTGTIPPSTNACLIDYALGNAVPATPKSGYAFVAANSN; translated from the coding sequence ATGAAAAAACAAAAAGGCTTTTCGTTAATTGAATTGTTGATTGTGGTAGCGATCATTCTGATCATTGCAGCCATCGCAATTCCTAACTTGATTCGCGCCAGGATTTCGGCCAACGAATCTGCAGCGGCGGCGGCCACACGTACCATCGCTACGGCTGATATTCAGTATCAGACCTCATTTGGCTCTTATGCCCCCAATCTCAGCTCCTTGGCGTCCCCGGCGGCAGGTTGCCCAACCGGCACAATCCCGCCCAGCACAAATGCATGCTTGATTGACTATGCACTTGGGAACGCAGTCCCTGCTACCCCCAAGAGCGGATACGCTTTTGTGGCGGCAAACTCCAAT
- a CDS encoding tetratricopeptide repeat protein, which produces MNTTIAKEQDTSSPHSKYRLFGRQDLPVPEGGLFASVRKQKLLVSLLLIAVTLLLYAPLKEHKFINYDDPAYVTSNLRVQQGLSWKNVIWSFKTTSVANWHPLTWIFYLLDCQLFGLNPAGHHFTNLLLHVINVVVLFLLLHRGTGALWRSAFVAALFALHPLNVESVAWVAELKNVLSTLFWLLTIWVYGWYARNVNWKRYLVVVVLFALGLMAKPMLVTLPFVLLLLDYWPLQRMRLGHSQDSNPQSKDFFALILEKVPLILLSVASSVITVIAQKSGGALAPASAIPLRARIFNALFAYADYIVKMFWPQNLAVFYPIPTHGYPWWQLTVATLLIAVITAIVLKARDRRYLLVCWLWYLGTLVPVIGLVQVGGQSMADRYAYVPLIAIFLMIVWSAAEWAMGRKFLQHALSVAAICILIVISLAARHQIIQWHDDFILFTNILKNSPRNPIAHNNLGTALANSGRLDEAAPHFYAAEVINPQDAEVHYNLGRYFLQKGKPDQAIPEYGLCLYWTGNQTLAAKARFDLGLAFSQTHQVEQAKANYRAAIKLNTESPQAYVNLGVILYSEKKTDEAMGLFTQALQVQQDALAYFWMGRILQDENKLPEALKAYRAALTASPNLVMAQHNIDSILQTQNFDQKKPHN; this is translated from the coding sequence TTGAACACTACCATTGCAAAAGAACAGGATACTTCTTCTCCACATTCGAAATATCGGCTTTTCGGCCGGCAAGACTTACCTGTACCTGAAGGTGGACTTTTTGCTTCTGTCCGCAAACAAAAACTCCTGGTCTCATTACTCTTAATCGCAGTTACACTCTTACTTTATGCACCGCTCAAGGAACACAAGTTTATTAACTATGACGACCCTGCCTATGTGACCTCGAACCTACGGGTGCAACAAGGCCTGAGTTGGAAGAATGTCATTTGGTCTTTCAAGACCACCTCAGTTGCTAATTGGCACCCACTAACTTGGATTTTCTACCTGCTGGATTGTCAACTTTTCGGCCTTAATCCCGCAGGACACCATTTCACCAATCTTCTCTTGCATGTCATCAATGTCGTTGTTTTGTTTCTCCTGCTCCACCGCGGGACCGGTGCTCTATGGCGGAGTGCATTTGTGGCGGCTCTTTTCGCTTTGCACCCGCTGAACGTTGAGTCGGTGGCCTGGGTCGCCGAATTGAAAAACGTATTGAGCACATTATTCTGGCTTTTGACAATCTGGGTCTACGGTTGGTATGCGCGCAACGTCAACTGGAAGCGTTATCTGGTAGTGGTTGTCTTGTTTGCTCTGGGCTTGATGGCGAAGCCGATGCTTGTGACTCTGCCATTTGTGCTATTACTGCTGGATTACTGGCCACTTCAACGAATGAGGTTGGGGCACAGCCAGGACTCGAACCCTCAATCTAAGGATTTCTTTGCGCTCATTCTTGAAAAAGTTCCCTTGATATTGCTATCGGTCGCAAGTTCTGTCATCACCGTCATCGCTCAAAAATCTGGCGGGGCACTGGCGCCGGCATCTGCCATTCCGCTGCGAGCGCGTATCTTCAATGCGCTTTTTGCCTATGCGGATTACATTGTGAAGATGTTTTGGCCGCAGAATTTGGCGGTCTTTTACCCAATACCAACTCATGGTTACCCATGGTGGCAACTGACGGTGGCTACATTGCTCATTGCCGTTATTACAGCAATTGTTTTAAAGGCAAGAGACCGGCGTTATCTGCTGGTTTGCTGGCTTTGGTATTTAGGTACGCTGGTTCCGGTGATTGGGCTTGTTCAAGTGGGAGGCCAATCCATGGCCGATCGCTATGCCTATGTGCCCTTGATTGCAATATTCCTCATGATTGTCTGGAGCGCGGCAGAATGGGCCATGGGCCGCAAATTTCTCCAGCATGCCTTGAGTGTGGCTGCAATTTGCATACTCATTGTTATTTCTCTTGCTGCACGTCATCAAATAATTCAGTGGCACGATGACTTTATTTTGTTTACTAATATCCTCAAAAACTCGCCACGGAATCCTATTGCCCATAACAACTTAGGAACAGCTCTCGCAAACTCGGGAAGATTAGATGAGGCAGCGCCGCATTTTTATGCCGCCGAGGTGATTAATCCACAAGACGCGGAAGTCCACTATAATCTCGGCCGTTATTTTTTGCAGAAAGGCAAACCTGATCAAGCCATACCTGAATACGGACTTTGTTTATATTGGACTGGCAATCAAACTTTGGCCGCAAAGGCACGCTTTGACCTTGGACTGGCATTCTCTCAAACGCACCAGGTTGAGCAAGCCAAGGCTAATTATCGTGCTGCAATCAAGTTGAATACTGAAAGTCCTCAAGCCTATGTAAACCTCGGCGTAATCTTATATTCGGAAAAAAAAACAGATGAGGCAATGGGCCTTTTTACCCAAGCACTCCAGGTTCAGCAGGATGCTTTAGCATATTTTTGGATGGGCAGAATTCTGCAAGATGAAAACAAGTTACCGGAAGCTCTGAAAGCCTACCGCGCTGCACTCACAGCATCGCCAAATTTAGTCATGGCACAACACAACATAGATTCCATTTTACAGACGCAAAATTTTGATCAAAAGAAACCCCACAATTAA